A window of Dermacentor andersoni chromosome 4, qqDerAnde1_hic_scaffold, whole genome shotgun sequence genomic DNA:
CCTTTAATAAAGCGTCGTGTAAAGTTTCACGTTACCTGAACTTGTCTCGAGACAAACAAAACTGCAAGCTGTAAGGTTGcacttgcgtgcgtgcgtgtgcgctgGCCCCCCAGTGGCGCAGCCAGGAAATCTTTCCTGGAGGGGACGGACGAGCGACAAACTGCTTGGTCTGCGGTTGCCCTGATCCATCATTTTAAATAATATCTTCCATTTTTACACTTCTTCATCTTTCTTTCTGAAAAGCAGGAAAGGTTTACGCCCCTTCCGGTGGCATATTTGTCAGCCTGCTCCTTCGTATCCTTCTTTCGCTGTAATAAATGTTCTGAAGTGGAGAAATGTGGTGTAATAATTTTCAGCTTACAAAAGGTTGCTAAGaattgaaataataataataataataataataataataataataataataataataattctcaCCAAGTCGCGTAACAGCTCACTAGCACGCCAGCTAACAATCTTAGAATAAAGCGAAGAATCTATCAAATCTGAAATTCCTCTTTTTTTGTGATGGTAACTATGCAGACACGTCATGAGAATTTCCGCCTTTGCCGCCGCCGTGATGTTCTTTATAAAGTACGAGTGCGATAAGCTCGAGCCGCCTGCACGGCGTATGCTGCGGTTGCGAAGGCAAgcgtacgagggtgagccgagaaaaGGATGGTGGTGGCTTGAGGCACGCAGTCTTTCTGGGCGCTCATTgatggaggtcacgtgatcgagTGCACGCCAAGGCCGATCCAAATGGGTGATGAAGCCTTGGGCGAAAGGTGGTCCAGAATCAATCGTAACCGACATGAGCAAGGGAGCAGCTATTGAAGCACGACTGTGTGAGGAGGGAACAAACTGAGAAAGAGGGAAAACCGTTTCTTAATGAGAAGGCAGAGTTCGatttcattcaacgaaaataagaATTACTAATCAATGTTAGATATGTTTAGCGAGGAAAAAGAAGACAATTCTCTTTTCCTTTATCATTAAGACTAAATATTTCTTTTCCAGCACCcgataaaaaaagaagacggggaggggggggggaggggggcgttcaCATCGCTATCagctgcaatgcaatgcagctcttgaagtgtgcagaaaggcgcgctcgtgaaGTTTGCCTCCTGCTAAACAGTCCCCTCAggcgttttgttgttttcgctCGTTAACGTTTTGTCTGAATTCTGGTGGCGCGGTGTTGGCGAGCTCTGTTTCATCGTTATTCTACTTGTTCAGTCAAacgtagtgagttacgaccaccagATAATAGTTTAGCTGCCTTTGTGCGGCTGCGCTGCCCGACGGGGTTGGCGTCCGACGATGTGACCAGCATTAAACGCCCAAGTCTTTCTTCTGTGCGCGAAGGAACGATGTCTTGAGCATGGTGAACCCGTACGACCGACATTTTGCTGCATCGTTTTGCATGCTAAAAAGCTCGAAACGTCCATCAAGTCAAATTGCGGGGCACGTGAGAATACACGGTGAAGCGAGCGGCAGCGCGAAGCGTTCGATCCCCGCTGCCAGTGCTCTTCATGACGACATTGTTGAGACAGTGAACATGCTCgaagtcatcgagtgagatcctTTGATGTTTGTGTGCGCGTTACACCGCACCTGTTaacttaattagtaagcgaaagtTTACCACAGTTTAAACTACCGATGTCTAATGTTTTGtgtcgctatcaatgcttcgcctttcgggagaaactgctacttttctttttttcttcaccaagctCGATGTCGCCCAAGGCAAGCTTGACAAACTCGTAAAGTTCCTCGGTGGACGCGTGGTATAGGGATCCTTGTTATCGCTATAGCATTGTTTTAAATGCAAGTGCCACATTACACCGCATACGGTTGTCTATACTCTTCTTGGCCTCCTTCCATTTAGACAAAAACTGGCAAGCGCGAGCCCGTAAATCCACAAAGCCAGGCACGGTTACGCACCAGCACGGTGTGAAACCAACTTCTTCGATGTGGTTGTGATGCGTGCGTTTTCAGCCTAACAAGGTTCGTGAGTGTTCCGGCGAGATATGTCCAGCCGTGCTTTCTCTCGTAGTGGTGAATAGCCCCCGAAATATTGCGGCATATTGCAATGCGGTAACAAAAACGCGACCGACATTCAATGGCACGAACAGTGCAGATTTTCACGTGCGCCAAGCCGAGCACCCTGACAAGTCCTGACATGTATTTCGCAGCAGATACTGGATGTAGCAACTCCCTAAAGCAAACTGGTCTCTTGCAGACAAATATGGGCTATATAATTTGTACAGCTTTCTCTACATTGCGTGTAACAGAGGCGTTTCTGCAGGGAACTGGCGGAAGTTATTGATGACATAACGTTCAAGTAACGGTCGCCCGTGGagttttctgtatatatatatatatatatatatatatatatatatatatatatatatatatatatatatatatatatatatatatggcagcgTAAATACTTACTTCGACGCGTGTTGTTTATTAATGCCAACCGGAAGCGACCAACACATGAAGCAGGTTTAGGTTAGTGCAGTTGAGTAAAAGTGAACGTTTCAAACCCGCTTTCAAACTCGCCAACATGCGACTCCGACTGACCACAGAACAGCAATAAACCGCTTTATTGCATTTGACTTATTGCCTTCTGGTGCTTCGCTTAGATAAGCAACTACCTGTCACTCAGAAGGATggtttgctgggcgagttggtaaggtgttgttgacttaGGCAGCGCGAATTAACATGGACACTTTTTGATGCCTTAACAAAAATCAGGTCACTACCGGTCCATGTATGAACGGTCTGGCTTTTTTTAGAAAGACACACCGAAACTATTACAAGGTTCACTGCAAGTGCTCATCAACTTTCTACCTTTACACAataacgtaagaaaaaaaaaagactgtatATCACAGGCACGCGTGTTATGAGTATACGCTCCCAACGTTATTCGCCGCGATGCCGTATATCGTTTCCGTAGGCTGTTATGATCGGCCAGCGAGGGTTCTAACCACGCCCAGCCCACTGCGACGAATCgtttcgtgaagccaacaatgcgcccCTTCGGATAGCGCTACGGCACCAGTACGGCTAGACACGTTTggtggaccgagtattgttagctaGTTCGCTGTCGCCTGCACGTACCAATTGGAGTACGAAAACTCCTGAAAAAGGGTGTCCTACGGCGCTCCCCCGCGGTGTCCGGTAATCCTCACGGTAGTTTGACATACGCGGCAGCTAATGACGGAGTCAGCTCTGAAATCAAGACGCActagcttgagtcaagcgtgacaacccctgtctacgaggcCCCACTCcgtcggtgtgttcagtgaaacaaaagtgcggaagtgagtgtgtgaacgaTCGCCCTCAAAGGCTTTGAACGCTCCgactggacgaaggttggacagcaggGAGGACAGGGGagttttaagcagccgttttcggcttCTGTGTGTGCTTCGTTTTCAGCCATGCTAGACCGATGAAATGTAACGGTCTCCACCCTTCAtgcagatattgtaaataaatcccgtattcCTCGTCCTCGACGAaaacaagttcctcccttcaacaacgtccttagcgtggatgagtcggacgacggcatgggccagctaccccttttattatgcaagaaagaggtgaggcgtgcagacaggacacaagagctgAGGACACAAGCTGAGCTAGTCGtcccaactagctcagctttctgtctttCTAATACCCCTTTGACATGCCCTACCCCAACTCTTACAAGGCATTTCCTGTGGAGCTCCACGATAATTATTATCACTTCATGGAGTGAGTGATAGagcgagggagggagggagggaagtcAACGTCCACAGATTACGATCAATAATGCGCGTCGAGAGAGCTTTATAAATATATCTAGTCATTTTTTACACTCACGCTATTTTTGACAACTTCTCATAAGAGTGTTTTGATTGCAATCGTTCGTAAAGCAACAGCAAGGCACTCACAAATATGTAAACGGATGCGGCGTTTCCTGAGCTCACAGGCTGAAAGTTTGAAATGAGAAATGGGTGAATATGATAATAAAATATAATATCGGTTGTTATTATTACGGACAAAGCAAAAGGAGGGCAAATTACTAGAACGCGCACCAGAACCAGCACACTATACAACATATACAAATAGTACCGAAGGTGATATGTTATCTATAACGAGACCTTGCACATAGTCCATGCATCCACGGCATTGTGACACTGctaggccaaaaaaaaaaaatgtcacatctttttgcttctttctcttttttatgGTAGAGAAAATATAACCACAACAAAACGTAAGTGCGAGACGTCCTTATTTTACCTTTGTTTTACATCTACACTGTAACTCTAAATCTCTCTCCAAAGTGCTGTCCAATCCAAAGAAATAGAGGGGGGTGGAGAATGGTACGCGCAGTTCGCCGCCCCGTATAACCGTTGCACATTACAAATGGCGCTGGAGCAGGCAAACTTCGCTAAAGGCTCTCTCCAAAGCCACAAGCAGAAGGGATCTAGGACTACTCGGGGATGCGTAGCCGTAATTCAAAAGACAGCCTGCGAGTGCTGTGTACTTAAAGTGTCCCGACTTTTAAGATTCGCTGACGTTCAACAAATCCACTACAGCCCTAGGCTCCCGCGCACTCCTCGAAGCTCTCCATTTGTTCTTCGTTGCGTTTCTTTCTTTAGCTCGGATTATGTGCGCACTTAAACAGTCGAGCTAGCTATCCCACTACCGGGATACAGCTAATGTTTCTGGGACGCTTTTCCCAACCGAAATCTACGCAAACCCCGTCTCCCCTCAGCGCCTGCTTTGCGTGAAAGGGTGAAACTGCTGCTGCGCGCACTTTGTCTTCTCTTGTCTTTGTTCGTGCCGTTCTTTCTTCGTGCTCCAGTGCAGAGCAGTTTGTTCCCGACTCGGAGCCTGCTCAGCTAATaagcctccctgtctttccgtcgtCTTATTCACTCTTTCTCTCATCGCAGCCCTTGCTCTACTATAGTAGatatttccatttttttctctctctctctctagtctattaaggaagcttttctttgcgaacctcgccTGGTTTCGTGAACGTGGCTAcggcctggctgttctcttgccgaataggccagCCAATCACAGCGGAGCGTGCGGCGCTGGGTTCCTTCCGCCATCGCTAGATGGCGCTTGTCTCTGCGCATCCGCGGAGAATACGAAGATGTCTACCCAGCTGCCGATTGTGGGCTCAGGGCCATGGCTTCAGAACCAGTGGCCAGCTGAGGCTCTCAGAAACGACACAGGGTGCTAGAGCCAATAAAGCGACAACCTTTACCGCCCGAAGCCCCAGACCAACTGAACTGCTTGCTGGTTCCGTTCCTCGCGCTCCGGCCCCAGGCTAGCTGAGCGTGGCACTGGCGTATGAGCGAAGCCCAGGTGGTGATGATGGAGGCACAGCGGCGCAGCCATGCTGCCGGCATCCCCATACAGTTCAGGCTCCtttggactccttgaagcccttgggttcagggatagcagggggaaagtaaacttatctgcaatagagattagtgaGAGGCgtttggaggtttggtggcagaaaagtaggctGACCCCAAACGGAGGTGTACAAACACGAAGTTCCTTGTAGTGGTGCAGAAAGTTTGATGCAGGAAATTGTTTGTGTGCGttgttttctgtttatttttctttcagaaCGATAGGTAGGACATAAGGCAAATTAAGAACACGAAATTGGTGGCGCATCCCactaccccgtttcaaaggggacgctcatagcatccatccatccgcggcagTGGCACGCTGGCCGTGTgggggaaataaaaaaagaaagaaccagaaagctcgtgTTTGCGCATCTGCGGCAGCGCGGTAATGAGGAAGCAAATGCTTCTTGCGGATATAATGGAATGGATTCGGATTGCGCTACATACGTATGCgtatgctgcctctgaaaccatgatgcgttcaaggtgTCAGTCGTATACTCGCTAGTATAGACAATAACTCCGCTTGCAGAAGGCCCGCTATAATTTCTGTACGCCTGTCCGTCCGtccctgcgtgtgtgtgtgtgtgtgtgtgtgtgtgtgcgtgtgtgtgtgtgtgtgtgtgtgtgtgtgtgtgtgtgtgtgtgtgtgtgtgtgtgtgtgtgtgtgtgtgtgtgcgcgcgcgtgcgtgcgtgcgtgcgtgcgtgcgtgcgtgcgcgcgcgcactccTATTTCAACTCTTTATGTACCCAAACGAAGCTTTGCTGTATAAAGATTCCAACTCGTTCGATCTGCAGCAtttttttcctcctctttgtACGTCCCCCTCTCCTGCTTCccagtagggtagcaaactggaattTGAATTCTGGGATTTCACGCAATAATTTTCATCACCAGGGtatccttaacgtgcccccactGCACGGGGCACGAGCATTTTTACATTTGGCGTTCATTGAAAtgtggtcgccgcggccgggatttaatcccacgagctcgtgcttagcagcacaacaccgtagccgctaagccaccatgggGGGGTCAAATTGGAATTTGTCTTCTTTAATATATTAAACAGAACATAGGACAAATGCAGGGATGcatccctgcctttctccttttttttatttctctctataGAGTTTGCTGTTTTCCCTTTAATACGACCCCATTTGTTTTTCGCTGGTTCTGTGTGCGCATTTGGGTTCCATGaattaattttgttttctttctaaaATTTTTGTTTACCCGTAGTCTACATCCACCTATGCATCGGGCAATAAAACCGTGCAGAAGGAGCTACCAGCATCTCGATTAGTGCCCCAAGCGTCTCTGTTCGCACCGAAttagttttcttattttttattgcttCGTTAACCGGGGCTGAAAAACAAAAACGAGTGTGTGGGTCCAATTCCCATGAAAAATGACGCCTACTGGAAAGGAACGCCCTCGTATATTGCACTTGCCTCAACGTGACCATGCGTAAGTGAGGGCCTACGTTGGTGCgcgtggggagggggagggggaggggggagggataAGGGAAGTGTGTGTGCGTTCACGCATGCGTGTGTGTCAAATATGGTAGCATTTATTCATACATGTGCCCATTGGTACGTTAATCCGTGTAATGCGTGTGGTATGCGTGGACGCGTTTTGTCTGTGTTTTCTTTACTGCGCCATCGAGCGAGGTTGCGTCTTCCTTGCCATCCGCAGAAAAAAACGAAGACCCAGCGCGTCACTGCTTCGACGGTTTCCGCGCTCATACTGCCCTCGCCGCGTGAAGAAAATaagacaaacaaaaagaaacaaatgctgCAAAGTCTTACGGAGAGTGCTTATGTACTATACGTCGGTCCAGCGTCCCGCTGTCGCCGTCCTGCCCCGACAGCGCGATCCTAAATCCTTCCCGTGCTGCTGTGATGGGACCCTCACTCTCTGGGACAGGTCGTGACAAATGCTCGGGATGAAGCGGAAATCTGCGACCTTCGCCGGTAAATGGATCCCGCTAGCTAGTAGTCCGTTGCCCCCAGCTGAGGGATGAGAAGGCGACCCCCTTTGTTTATTCTCCTGTCGTTTCCTTCACAATTTATTCATTCCACTTCAGAAACGACCgctctttttgcagtgcaccttgTCCTGTTCATTTATCGTTTAGTTTTGCGCGTTCTTCTATGTTACTCTCCACTTTTGCTCAAGTTAGGAGGTCAGAGGGAGCGACAAAAGAGGGTATTTTAAGCGAGCCTTCAGGgcgggaatatatatatatatatatatatatatatatatatatatatatatatatatatatatatatatatatatatatatatatataagatataGCGTTGTGCCCTACATTATTGTGTTTTGGttgctagaaaaaaaatttctatACACACTACATCATATAGTGTTCAATTCTGCATCTTTAAAAATGCGCAGCATtcattcttccttctttttctcttttttttcaaccTCAGTTTTGATTCGAAATACTCGAAGATTTCAATGTTTATAATCGTGAGACATGTTCAACGAACGTTACTTTAGATGAAATGCACtacgttctttcttctttttgttgcttttctttcatgtttttataGCTTTTGTATATTTTCTTGTTCTGATGTTCCATTGTAAGGTATCGCGCAGAAAATGTCTCCAACTATGGTTTCTGTATGACTGAAGTCTTGAAATTTTTCAAACTTTGCCTACTTACGGTGTGAAATCATAACGTTCTGAGCTGCGAACAGCTAGTGAGTATTTTCATTGTGACATTACAGGCCCGCAGAAGTCAAAGTTTGGCTCTTGTCACCGCATTACGAGGCCAAATGCCGCTTGCTATGCAGGCAAGCTAGAAATCAAAAGCTGTATGTTCGTCAAAATATACTCTGGCGTACGTTCTTAGAAACGCATAGCTTTGATGTAATGGTATCGCTGTATTACCAATAAATCAGACACTTTTTTTAGCAGCGGTTGTGGTCAGGCTGCCTGCATTTGCACACGTAGCTTGCACCTGCTTATTCAGTAAAACAAGCTCCCATAAGTTGCAGGAGGAACTGTACATTTGTGTTCACTGTTTCTTGCTGTGAATCAACCCTCTGTATGACATAACGTACGCGCAGACGTACACAGTTTAACATCGTACGCATTTGTGAGTAAATGAGCATTTAAGGACACAATTACACAATGTCGACGCGAAGACAGCTGCGTGAATATGCTTCCCACTTGACCATGAGAAAACAAGCAGAACAGAGGAAGTCGTGACTTGTACGGGGAGCATTGACTATGAATTGTTTGGGAAACGCTAGTGTGGAGCAGTGGAAATCATGCTAATAAAAGATTGTGTTCAGCAGTTTCAGGTCACCTACATGTTCATGAAGACCAACGCGCACGTTGGAGCTATAACGTCGAGAAATTCCCTATAGATAGTTAATACACTATTTTTGAAAAGGCGCCTGGAGTATTCTAGAAGCCGCATACGTGCGAAAATAAGGAGGCGCTAGTGCGCCTTTCACTGCAATGACTTCTGGTACGTGGTAAATGCTAGCTAGTTAGCTAAGTGCATTCTCCCTGCATTTTGCTTTCCTGCACAAGTGCCAAGTTGTGTAAATAACGGCGTTACGGGGCATTGGCAACTGCATTTTTATCTTTCTACTTAAGCGGCGAGACAGAGTTGGAATCTGAGACGCTGCTGTATGTGTGTATGCGCAGGTGCCCGGGGAGCGGTTGCCGAGCGGGTTCCCCAATGCGAGCTCCTCGGCGGCCATGCAGCCTTCGTCCGCAAGTACCCTGGGCTCGATCGCGAGCGTTCTGCCAACGCTCGAGGCGGCGGCCAACAACACGACGGCTGCGCTACAGGAGGCCGCCGTGCCTTCTTCGGGATACCCATTGGACAGTTGGGACCTTTCGTGCCGCTACATCATCGGCACCTTTTTATTGATCATCATTTTGACCGCCATCACGGGCAACATCCTCGTCTGCCTCGCCATCTACACGGACCGGCGGCTTCGAAAGCTGGGCAACCTTTTCCTCGTCTCCCTGGCCGTGGCCGACCTGCTGGTCTCGTCGCTCGTCATGACCTTCGCCGTCATCAACGACCTCATGGGCTACTGGGCGTTCGGGCCGCAATTCTGCGACATCTGGATCGCCTTCGACGTCATGTGCAGCACGGCGTCCATCCTGAACCTGTGTGCCATCAGCATGGATCGGTTCCTGCACATCAAGGACCCCCTGGGCTATGGTCGCTGGATGACAAAGCGTGCCGTCCTCGGCACCATATGCGGCATCTGGATGCTGTCGGCACTGCTGTCGTTCCTGCCCATCTCACTAGGCTGGCACCGGCCTTACCCCGACTCGCTGCTCGTCGTAAATGGCCTCACCATGTGCGCGTTGGACCTGACGCCCGAGTACGCCGTCACGTCATCGCTCATCAGCTTCTACATGCCGTGCGTCGTCATGGTGGCACTGTACGCCCGCCTCTACCTGTACGCGCGCCGACACGTGCAGAACATCCGCGCCGTCACCAAGCCATGCGTGGTGAACAACAAAGACCCTGGCAGTCCGACCAAGTTCCGTGCCCTCGGCGGCCAGTCCTCTCTGCACGTGATGGACCACAAGGCTGCCATCACGCTCGGGATAATCGTCGGCGTGTTCCTGTGCTGCTGGGTTCCCTTCTTCTGCGCCAACATCGTGGCCGCCTTCTGTAAGACTTGCATCTCCGAGGAGTGCTTCAAATTCCTTACCTGGCTCGGCTACCTCAACTCGGCGCTTAACCCTATCATCTACAGCATCTTCAACACCGAGTTCCGCGACGCCTTCCGGCGAGTCATCACGGCGCACGCGTGCTGCAAGGCCCTCGCCGAGCGTGCCCGAGCGCCCAGCGACCTATCGTACCGCACCAAGCGAAGCACCATCTGCGAGACCCCGCGCGCCAACAGCCTGGCAGCGGTCAACTGCCGCCACAACAACGTGGCGGCGGCCAGCGAGCGTATCTCGCTCCGGGCAGAGGTCGACACTCGGGTCGAGATCAGCATCAAGAGCATCGGAGAGATATCGGACATATAGCAGTGACGCACCTGAGAGCTGGCGCACCACGCCGTATAACGCTGTCCTCGTTTAACGACCACCacccgccttcgaacgcgcccgTCAGACCTGTCTGCCGGAGGAATTTTGACGACGCCTTTTACGATGGGCGAGGACGCCTGTACGCCTTCTGGCCGATGCTTGAACCTACGGATGAACTGTAGGCCACGCCATGGCAATGCCGCGAACGGCGTGCACAGGCCACTACTTATATGAGCCGAGCAGAGTGTTATGTCTGCACCCTTAATTTATTCCACGGGCCACACGTGCGGGGACCGGGAGGGCCTGCATTCGCCATACTACCTCATCATTTTGTGCGCCGCCATCTTCCTCTTGAGGAGGAGGGACGTGGGCCTCCGATTGACTCGCAACTCAGCGCCATCTTACGCTGGACTGGCTGACTGCAACATGCGCGTTAGTTGTGAGCAAACTTGCTCCTCGAGATCAGGACTACGCTCAGCAGATGACGATGACCGTGAGCTACTGCACTCCTCGGCAAAAAGAGTTGGTTGACGCAAAATACGACAAATGGCTGCTCTGTAGTCTCAATGTGTGCTGTTCATGAGAGCAGCATCTCTCAGTGAAGTGCATACCATGCGGTGAACATTCCGTTTGGCTTGACTGTTGTCATCCAACGATCGCAATGCGCCCCCTTTAGACGATTCGCGTTGTCGTCAAAAGCAGCGCCTTTCATCGGCGAAATCTATACTGTCCTAGTCGGCTGGTAGCGCAcaaacgcgcacgcgcacactTAATACACCCCCGGTCACAGGCGGCCCAGCTTTTTTGAGAGCCCCCCCGACAATCGGTCACACGAGCCTGAATCACACGTATGGACATCACACGGAAACGGAGACGTACAGAAATCTATACAGGACAGCTGCGAACGACACTGTCGCGTTCGCAGAGTTGTGCCTACTCAGCGACGAGTTTCAAGCCGCCAAATGCCTtgttccccgtcagcttccttctGTCTTCGACACAAGCCACTTTCTGTACGCTACAAAAGTGAGCGTCTTCAATAGTAGCGAAAGTGTTCCATGTACGCAGCACGGACGCGCGGCGCTATTAAATTCGCTCGTCACTCGCCTAAGCAGAACTCGTCATCGCGCTAAACACCGACCTGTAGTTCATAACTATAGTCATAACTGTAAATATAACCTTGTTAAGATCGACGTCAGGTGCACAATATCGAATATCCAAATGATAACCATTCTACGAAACGGACCTAAATTAGTGATATGCGCGTGAGGTAGAGCGGAACGAATTTACTGCCCGATGCCGGAACAAACAACATTAGCCCCTTGAAAAAACAGAGCGAATTTTGTTGCGACGCCTAGTATGACGTCGATGAGGTAGAAGGTCTTCCTCTTCTTTGTGGTCCGTCCGAAGAGAGCAGGAGCCGCATTCTGCAACCATTCTTATTTTTCGGTTTATTACTTTCGGTCAATGCCTTGAGTGCATTCAGTTCGAAGCTACGACTTCAAAGACAGAACAAAAAGAGACGTGGGTGTAAAGGCGAAGACCAGTTTTTGGGCCACGCTTAAGTGGCCAACCGGAAGCTTACGCGATGGAAAGAAATCCATAGCTGGGTCACTTTCCGGCCGCGTTGTTCTGGCATTGCATAACT
This region includes:
- the LOC126536528 gene encoding dopamine receptor 1-like, with protein sequence MNRLYSVLSNFQQQPVTSHRILVPGERLPSGFPNASSSAAMQPSSASTLGSIASVLPTLEAAANNTTAALQEAAVPSSGYPLDSWDLSCRYIIGTFLLIIILTAITGNILVCLAIYTDRRLRKLGNLFLVSLAVADLLVSSLVMTFAVINDLMGYWAFGPQFCDIWIAFDVMCSTASILNLCAISMDRFLHIKDPLGYGRWMTKRAVLGTICGIWMLSALLSFLPISLGWHRPYPDSLLVVNGLTMCALDLTPEYAVTSSLISFYMPCVVMVALYARLYLYARRHVQNIRAVTKPCVVNNKDPGSPTKFRALGGQSSLHVMDHKAAITLGIIVGVFLCCWVPFFCANIVAAFCKTCISEECFKFLTWLGYLNSALNPIIYSIFNTEFRDAFRRVITAHACCKALAERARAPSDLSYRTKRSTICETPRANSLAAVNCRHNNVAAASERISLRAEVDTRVEISIKSIGEISDI